The genomic region AGTTGATTCAGCGTGTCTATCTAAAATCCGCCTTTGATCTAAAAACCGTCTTTTTTCCCGCTAAACATTGACTAGGCGTGATGCCAAAATGTCGCTTAAACGCTGCTGCAAATTGCCCTAAGTGTTCATAGCCGACCGAATTTGCGACCTCTGTCACCTTCACATCCCCTTGGCGCAATAACCTTTCTGCCTGCTCTAATCGCTGCTGGATTAGATAGCCCACTACCGTTGTGTTAAAGAGTATTTGAAACCCCCGCTGAAGCGTGCGATCGCTCACTCCCACTTGCTGCGCCAATTCCGACAGTGATGGCGGATGCGCAAATTGGCTGGTCAAAATCTCTTGGGCATAATGCAAACGTGCGATCGTCTCCGGCTTCAGTCGCGGATACGGTGTTTGATTGGCACGATCCGAAATAATGTCAAGGTGCATCGCCAACAGTTCTAACACCTTCGCTTGAAGATACATGCGCTTTGCTGCGCCGCGATAAGGTGCATTCCACATCTGCTCAGCCAGCGATCGCATCTTTGCCGTTACCTTCGGGTAAAATGAAACCTTCCAGTCTTCTCCTTTGAACAACTGTTTTATTGACTCAGAATGACGCTGGCGATCGCTCAAAAAAAATGGCTCCAACACTTCTGGCTCGATTTCTATATCAATGAAGGTTACACGATCTCCACTGAAATTCGTTTCAACATAAGCAGG from Gloeocapsopsis sp. IPPAS B-1203 harbors:
- a CDS encoding AraC family transcriptional regulator; translation: MQPQLLKLHCLRQVVTLNSVNSGKFIDNQSQLDSWLILLTMTLILNQSDWKELYERSPQPQPDDLVLDEYEEFVGSPQALGREFRRVMELSPGLRLTLSDYECSQDWCFKETAHQHPIQLLICLSGFVHCDIHPSLGGTRGYFSGSGISPAYVETNFSGDRVTFIDIEIEPEVLEPFFLSDRQRHSESIKQLFKGEDWKVSFYPKVTAKMRSLAEQMWNAPYRGAAKRMYLQAKVLELLAMHLDIISDRANQTPYPRLKPETIARLHYAQEILTSQFAHPPSLSELAQQVGVSDRTLQRGFQILFNTTVVGYLIQQRLEQAERLLRQGDVKVTEVANSVGYEHLGQFAAAFKRHFGITPSQCLAGKKTVFRSKADFR